The following DNA comes from Bacteroidota bacterium.
GACCAAACTGAAAATCGCTCGTTTTAAAAGTGGTGCTGTTAATTTAAAATTAAGAAACGATTTCGATGTTACAGCAAATGTGATCTTATCACTGCCCCAGCTTTATAACAGAACTACACAGCAACCGTTTTTAATCAATAGAACAATTGCCCGGAACGATTCATTGGTTATCCCGGTAAATTTATATAATTATGAGTTCAGGTCGGCTGCACCAACTGAGACACTAACTTACACGGCATCAATTCGGCAGCTCGGTTCAGAATGGGATACTACGCAGTTTAGAACCTTTTCTCGCACAGACGAACTTGTAGCTTCCCTGCAAATTCTTCCACCTCCGCAGGATGTGTTCATCCTCTCTTATGTCGAGGGTGTTTTAAAACCAACTTTACTAAATTTCGATACTCTGTTAAATATTAAATTAGGAGATATCCCAACAATTTTTTCAATCGACAGTTTACGTTTGCCTGATGCAGCTTTTGTATTAAATCTTTCAACTCCTAATATTCCGATACAAATTGATGGAAGCATAAAGTTAGATGATTCTATAAAATATTCCATCACAATTCCGCAAACTAATCTTGCAGCGAATTCGACAACGCCGGTTATAATCAGTGGTGGTAATCTTGTTTCTACACTTTCGCGGTATGTTTCTACAAATAAGACTCTTCCGAATTCATTCAAGTTAGGTACGAATGCAACCATCAATCCATTTTATGTGGTCGGTTCAATTTCGAGTTCGGATAAAATCGGCGGGAATATTTCATTCGATATCGCATCGAATATAGGTATTAAAGGAGGAGTTTTTCGAGATACGCTACGACTCGGAGATGAAAAGAATGATAACGGCGAAACGGTCGAGTTAGATTCACTTTTAATCAATCGTCTTCAATCAGGATTTATTAATTTTACTCTCTCGAACGGAATACCATTAGGAACAAGAATATCTATAAAATTGCTCGATGCTAACAGAATATTTATCCAAAACTTACCGGGCACCGGTCCTGTTCAAGTAACTTCTGCTCTTGTTGGTGTCGATGGGTTTGCTTCGCAGGCAGTTCAATCAAAGTTTTCTGTTGCAATGAATAAAACTGAGTTTGATAACCTGAACAAAGCAAAGTTCGCAGTGGTCGAAATTATATTCAATACACCAGATTCTTCACCCTCAGTAAAATTCAGAAATTCAGATAAAATGAATGTTCGTGTTTTTGGAACATTCAATTATCGGGTAGAGGATTAACGGATATGAGAGCGAAAATTATATTTGCTGTTATATTTTCGACTGTGTGCCAGTCGGCAAATGCCGGAGGTGATCTTACAAATTTACAAGGTATCGGGATGGCGCGAACCTATACGGCAATCGCACGTGGTATAAATTCAGTCGGAATCAATCCGGCTAATCTTGGATATCCTGATAAAGGAACTGTAACATTTAATTTATTTAACTTTGGAACAAAAGTCGGGAGCGATTTAATAGATTTAGATTTATACGAGAAGTATTTCACCGGCGACAAAAATGGTGATCCAATTTTCCTTAATGATGCTGATAAAAGAAAAATACTGGAAGTCTTTCCTTCGGGATTGGCGCAAACAGGATTTAATTTTGAATTTAAGTTATTATCATTTTCATATCAGCATTCTAATGTTGGCGGATTTGTAGTGAGTATTCTCGAAAGAACGGGTGCCAATGTTTTGATGCCAAAAGATTATGTCCAATTTTTGCTCTACGGAAATCCCCTCGGCAGTCGCTATGATTTCAGTCAAACTTATTTTAACTCGATATGGTACCGTGAATACTCACTTTCGTATGGCAGAAAAATTCCCCGTTTTGTTTTTATGAAGTCGATGACTGCGGGTATTTCAGTTAAAATGATACACGGATTTGGTTTTGCAGAGTTGAGTCGTAATAACACGCACTTCACAACTGATGCGAATGCTAAAATTGCGGGTCGGGTAGATTACCAAGCAAAATTTGCAGGTGTAGATATTTTAAAAGAAGAAAGTGATGTAGAGTATTCGCCATTCCCCAAACCTGCTGGTTCGGGATACGGGATTGATTTTGGCGTTTCAGGTTTTGTTAATGACCAACTGAGTATCGGAATTGCGCTGACAGATGTTGGTGCTATCAAATGGAAACAGAACACGTATGAAAATTCAGGTAATGCATCGTTTGATTTCGACGATCCTCGAACAGCAGAGGAACAATTCAACAATTTGGATACATTGCTGAATGGAACTAATAAACCTATCAAGAATTTTTCATCCGGTTTGCCGACAGTATTGCGTATTGGTGCGGCATATCAGTTTGATAAAGCCCCGTTCATAAGTAAGATCCCGGGCGAATTACTTTTGGCGCTCGATTACAATCAGGGTTTTAATAATCTTGCAGGAAATACTACTAAACCCCGATTCTCGTTCGGGGTTGAATATAAACCTTGGAAGTGGCTGCCACTCCGTACTGGTGTTTCACTCGGTGGTGTTGATGGTTTTAATATGGGATTTGGTTTTGGAATTCTCTTCAGCTTTATGGACATCGAGTTTTCATCCGAAAATTTTGATG
Coding sequences within:
- a CDS encoding DUF5723 family protein; the protein is MRAKIIFAVIFSTVCQSANAGGDLTNLQGIGMARTYTAIARGINSVGINPANLGYPDKGTVTFNLFNFGTKVGSDLIDLDLYEKYFTGDKNGDPIFLNDADKRKILEVFPSGLAQTGFNFEFKLLSFSYQHSNVGGFVVSILERTGANVLMPKDYVQFLLYGNPLGSRYDFSQTYFNSIWYREYSLSYGRKIPRFVFMKSMTAGISVKMIHGFGFAELSRNNTHFTTDANAKIAGRVDYQAKFAGVDILKEESDVEYSPFPKPAGSGYGIDFGVSGFVNDQLSIGIALTDVGAIKWKQNTYENSGNASFDFDDPRTAEEQFNNLDTLLNGTNKPIKNFSSGLPTVLRIGAAYQFDKAPFISKIPGELLLALDYNQGFNNLAGNTTKPRFSFGVEYKPWKWLPLRTGVSLGGVDGFNMGFGFGILFSFMDIEFSSENFDAAISPRSVSRVSFAFGMKVRI